In Kogia breviceps isolate mKogBre1 chromosome 19, mKogBre1 haplotype 1, whole genome shotgun sequence, a single genomic region encodes these proteins:
- the DLX4 gene encoding homeobox protein DLX-4, whose translation MTSLPCALPGPDASKAVFPDIAPVPSVVAAYQLGLSPATAAASDLPYSGPYGHVLPYPYAGPATPGDSYLPCQLPTAPSQQSHQEREPDSEKPPLSPESSERRPQASTKKLRKPRTIYSSLQLQHLNQRFQHTQYLALPERAQLAAQLGLTQTQVKIWFQNKRSKYKKLLKQNSGGQEGDFPGRSPSLSPCSPTLPSLWDLPTAGALPTSGYGNNFGAWYQHHSPDVLAPPQMM comes from the exons ATGACCTCTTTGCCCTGCGCCCTCCCTGGCCCGGACGCCTCCAAAGCCGTCTTCCCGGACATCGCCCCCGTCCCATCGGTAGTGGCTGCCTACCAGCTTGGCCTGTCCCCCGCAACCGCAGCCGCCTCCGATTTGCCCTATTCTGGGCCGTATGGCCACGTCCTGCCCTATCCCTACGCTGGGCCGGCGACCCCCGGAGACTCCTACCTGCCCTGCCAGCTACCCACGGCGCCGTCTCAGCAGTCTCATCAAGAGCGGGAGCCAG ACTCGGAGAAGCCGCCGCTGTCCCCGGAGTCCTCGGAGCGGCGCCCGCAGGCCTCGACCAAGAAGCTCCGGAAACCGAGGACCATCTATTCGAGTCTGCAGCTGCAGCACCTGAACCAGCGTTTCCAGCACACGCAGTACCTGGCTCTGCCCGAGAGGGCCCAGCTGGCCGCGCAGCTTGGCCTCACCCAGACACAG GTAAAGATCTGGTTTCAGAACAAACGTTCCAAGTACAAGAAGCTCCTGAAGCAGAACTCTGGGGGAcaggaaggggacttccctgggaggtccccctccctgtctccctgtTCCCCAACCCTTCCATCCCTCTGGGATCTTCCCACGGCAggggccctgcccaccagtggcTATGGCAACAACTTCGGAGCCTGGTATCAGCATCACTCCCCTGATGTCCTGGCTCCACCTCAGATGATGTGA